AAATCTAGCCATGCTCCCTCTCGCCAAGCCTTGGGAGGCAGTTTTAACCGGTCGGCCATCTCTTGCAACCCCATAAGAAGTTTTTCGATATGTTGGGGGGTGTGGGAGGCGTTGATGGTGACCCGGAGTCGGGACTCCCCCTGGGGTACCAGTGGGGGGGTGGCCGCCACACACAGAAGTCCTTTTTGATAGAGAATGTCCGCAGCCATGGTGGCTTTTTCCTCTGAACCCAAGAGGATGGGGATGATGGGGGAGGGGCGCAAGGGGATGTCGAGTCCCAGGGCCAGCATCCCTTTGAGGGTGGCGAAGGTGTTTTTCCAGAGCTGTTGGCGCAAAGAGGGCTCCTGCTCCATGATGTCAAAGGCGGTGATGATGCCAGCGGCCTGTTCGGCGGGCAGGCTGGAGGTAAAGCGATAGCCGGAAGCGGAGAGCTTGAGAAAGGCGATGATCTCGGGCTCTGCCACGACAAATCCCCCCAGTGCCCCGGCTGCCTTGCTGAGGGTGCCCATATGGATCTGAATGTGATCCTCCACCCCGAAATGTTCCGCCACCCCCCGTCCGTTCGGGCCGAAGAGTCCGGTACCGTGGGCGTCGTCGATCATCACCGTGGCCTGGTAGCGTCCGGCCAGTCGGGTGATCTGGTCGAGTGGCGCCAGATCCCCATCCATGCTGAAAACCGCATCGGTGACGATGAGTATTTTTTGGCCCTGGTTTTCCTCCAGCAGGGCCGCCAAATGATCCATATCCCCATGGCGATAGCGGTGGCAGGGGGTTTTGGCCAGGGTGATGCCCATCTGGATGGAGCGGTGGTTCAGGGCGTCGGAGAGGATGAGCCCGGGTGGGGTTTCATCCGGGGGCTTGTTAAAAAAATGGTGGCTGAAATGTTGGGCCCGCATCAATCCGGGAATGGTGGCGACGTTGGCTAACAGCCCGGTGGCAAACACCATGGCGGCCTTGCCCCCCTTGAAGCGGGCGATGCGCTCTTCCAGCTCCTCCAGCAGCCGGAGATTTCCCCCCAGGCGGCGGGATTCACAGGTGCCCATGGTGTGTCGTCCAATCGCCTCCCGTCCCGATTCAATCACCTCGGGCCGGGTGGAGAGCCCCAGATAGTTGTTGGAGGAGAAGGAGAGAAAGGGGCGGCCCGCAATGGTAAATTCCGGGTTTGGCAGGCGGTCGATGGCTATTTCGGGGGGGGCTTGGCCATGGCTTTTGAGCCAGCTGTGACAGCGCCGGATTTCATCGGTCAGGGGGGTTGAACGATGGCTGGGCATGAAGAGAGGCTCAAATGGCTGGAGCTGGGCGGCTGGTTATTAGACTACCAGGAGGCCCGGATGGGGGCAGCCCAATGGGGAATCGGCTGGCTGAACGACCGGCTCAGATATCCAGATTGCCCTGGGCAAAGGGGGCCTTTTCCTGAATAAACTTAAACCGCTCCGCCGGGCGCTTGCCCATCAGCCGGTCAAAGGTGCCGTCGGTCTCGGCGCTGTCATC
The sequence above is a segment of the Magnetococcales bacterium genome. Coding sequences within it:
- a CDS encoding aminotransferase class I/II-fold pyridoxal phosphate-dependent enzyme; translated protein: MPSHRSTPLTDEIRRCHSWLKSHGQAPPEIAIDRLPNPEFTIAGRPFLSFSSNNYLGLSTRPEVIESGREAIGRHTMGTCESRRLGGNLRLLEELEERIARFKGGKAAMVFATGLLANVATIPGLMRAQHFSHHFFNKPPDETPPGLILSDALNHRSIQMGITLAKTPCHRYRHGDMDHLAALLEENQGQKILIVTDAVFSMDGDLAPLDQITRLAGRYQATVMIDDAHGTGLFGPNGRGVAEHFGVEDHIQIHMGTLSKAAGALGGFVVAEPEIIAFLKLSASGYRFTSSLPAEQAAGIITAFDIMEQEPSLRQQLWKNTFATLKGMLALGLDIPLRPSPIIPILLGSEEKATMAADILYQKGLLCVAATPPLVPQGESRLRVTINASHTPQHIEKLLMGLQEMADRLKLPPKAWREGAWLDFIQSTPAYIRHMIEEKP